Genomic DNA from Mycobacteroides chelonae CCUG 47445:
TCACCGAGTCCACCCTCCACGATTCCGGCATTGAGATCCACCGTGTACATCAGCGGCATCGACACCGAGGACGCCACGCTGGTCGAGGTCAAGCTGTCCTCGTTGATCCGCCACAGGTCGTCCCCGAGATCCGCTGCCCCGGCACCGAGGCGCCCGAGGTAGTTGAACCCGATGACCGGCTCCGGCGCGGCCAGATCCACATCGCGGTTCAGGTAGCGCAGCAGTCCATAGGTCAACGGATCGGGAAGTGCGCGCAGTTGTTCCTTGGCGCCCTTGACGATTGGCCCCAATTCGGCAGCTCCACCGGCAACTTCCTGCCAGGACAGACCCCGTACGCTCAACGCCACCGGGTACTTGGTGGTGAACCAGCCGACGGTACGCGACAGATCGACATCGTCTGCCAGCTCTTCGTGACGCCCATGACCCTCGACGCCGATGCCGACCGAAGCCACATTCGAATCCAGGAATTCGTTCCACGCCAGCCCGAATGCGATCAGCAGAATGTCTTGCACCCCAGCGTGAAACGCCGCCGGGACCTCACTGAGCAACTCGCGGGTGGTCTCCGCGTCCAGCGATACCGACAACGTCTTGGCAGTGGCGTAGGTGTCCAGCTCGGGCAGCACGGCAGGTAATGGCGCGGGAACCGCGGTCACCTCTCGCCAGGTGTCGGCCGTTGCGAGCACCTCGGCGGAATGCGCGTGCTCGTTGAGCAGCGACGACCAGCGGGCGAACGAGGTCCCGCCGGTCGGCAACTCCACCGGTTGCCCGCCATGGTGCTGCGCCCAGGCGATGTTCAAGTCTTCCAAGAGAATTCGCCACGACACACCGTCAACGGCCAGGTGGTGAATCATCAGGGCCAGCTGCCGGGTCTCGGGGACCCAGACCGCACTCAGCTCAGCGCCCGTGGCCGGATTCAGCTGCGCGCGGGCCGCCACCAACTCCGCATCCGACAAGGTCTCGGCGACACGCAGGCAATCACGCGCGTTCACCGCCCCCTTCTCCGGGACGGTCAGCGACCACACGTCGGTATCGGGGGCATCGCTGTCCTCGGCACGCAACCGCAGAGTGGCATGCCGGTCCAGCAGCGCCTGCAGCACGACGACGACATCGTCCTCGGTCACCCCGGCCGGGGCCTGCAGCACGATCGTCTGATTGAACTGGTCGGTGGGACCTTGTACGCCGTGCAACCAGTGCATGATCGGCGTAGCCGACACCGGGCCGATGCCCTCGTCGACGACTCCGGACTGGCCGTCCGAGAGCACGGCCACCGCCGCTACCCCACTGACGGTCTGTTCGACGAAGATGTCGCGGGGCCGGCACACCACCCCGGCCGCCCGCGCCCGCGACACCACCTGCATCGACAGGATGCTGTCGCCACCGAGATCGAAGAACGACTCGTCGACGCCCACGCGATCGACTCCGAGAACCTGGGCGTAGATATCGGCCAAGATCTTCTCGACAGGTCCGGTCGGTGCACGGTAATCCGTACCGACACTGCGGTATTCGGGTGCGGGAAGAGCACGCTTGTCCAGCTTGCCGTTCACCGTCAGGGGCAGCGTCTCCAGCACCACCACTGCGGCCGGAACCATGTACGCCGGGAGCCTTTCGGCCAGTGCGGTGCGAGCCTCGACCGGGTCGGCGCTCCCCATGATGTAGCCGACAAGGCGCTTGTCGCCGGGACGGTCCTCGCGGGCGATCACCACCGCCTGCTCGACTCCATCCAGGCGGGCCAGTGCCGCCTGAATCTCACCAAGCTCGATGCGATACCCGCGGATCTTCACCTGCTCATCGGCGCGGCCCAGATACTGCAGCTGGCCGTCCTCACCCCACTGCACCAAATCTCCGGTGCGATACATCCGCGAGCCCGGCCCACCGAATGGGCAGGCGAGGAACCGCGATGCGGTCAGTCCGGAGCGATGCGCGTAGCCGGGCGCGACGCCGTTGCCTGCGACGTAAAGTTCACCGACCACCCCCTCCGGCGCGGGCCGCAGCCACTTGTCCAACACGAACAGCGCCGCCCCGGGCACCGGCGAACCGATCGGTGCCACATCCGAACCCGGCCTCAGCGGTCCACTCATCGCCGCGTAGATCGTGGCCTCGGTCGGGCCATAGGCGTTGATCATCGTTCGTCCGCTGGTGGCCCATCGATCCACCAGTTCGGTCGGGCAGGCTTCACCGGCGACGATGAGCGTCGTCGACTCCAACCGCTCAGGCGACAACATCCCTGCGGCCGAAGGTGTCTGGCACAGGACGCTGACCTTCTCGCTGATCAACAGCTCGTGCAGCTCATCCGGTGAGGACGCGATCGATTCCGGGACTACCACCAGGCGGCCGCCGTGCAGTAGCGCACCCCAGATCTCCCACACCGAAACGTCGAAGACCAATGAATGCCATTGCGACCACACCTGGCCGGGTCCGGCCGGTAGATCGGCGCGCACCGCGTCTACCAACTGGGTGACGTTGTGGTGGGTGACCGCAACCGCTTTGGGAACCCCAGTCGTGCCCGAGGTATAGGTCATGTACGCGAGGTCATCGGGCTCCGGGGCGGGGAGCGCGGAACTCGGCTGACCGTCGATCAAGGGATCGTCGATCTCAGTGACCCGTACATCGAGTCCATCGAATCGCGAGTTCAAGTCGGCCGTGGTGAGAACCGCAACCGGTTCGGCATCCGACACCATGAACTTGATGCGCTCGTCGGGATGGGCAGGGTCGATGGGCAGATAGGCAGCACCCGTCTTCAGCACCGCCAACAGCCCGATGATCGCCTCGCCCGAGCGCGGAACCAGTAGCCCCACAACCTCTCCCGGGCCGGCTCCATTGCCCGCCAACAGATGGGCAATGCGGTTGGTGACCTGATCCAGATCGCGATAGGTCCAGGACCTGTCCCCGCACACCAGCGCGACGGTCTCCGGCGCGCGCTCCACCTGGACAGCGAACAGCACCGGGATCGCGACGGGTTCGGCGGTGGGCTCGGTGAGCACCGCGCGGTTACCCCATTCGTCGAGTCGGTCGTGATCGTCGTCGTCGAGAAGATCCATCGACAACAAAGTCCGGGTGGGATCGGCGCTCATGCGGGCTCCTTCTTGTTCCCTTTGACATCGGATGTCATGGCCTCCAGCACACGCTGGAACCTCTTGACCAACTTTCCAATTCGGACGGCGTTGAAGACGTCAGTGTCAAATTCGACGCGGAGTCCCAGCTCGTGGCCCGGTGTGGCTTGCACCGCGAGCGGGTAGTGGTTGTACTCACGATTACTGAACCCGGTGATGGACAACTCGTGCACACGCGATAGTGCAGCCGTGTCGATCGGGTAGTTCTCGTAAACGAACATGGTGTCGAACAGCTGATCGTGTCCGACGGCATGGTGAATCTCGTTGAGCGCCAGATGCTGATGTTCCAGCGTGTCTCCGTAGGCGCCCTGCAGTTGGTTCAACAGGTCGGCGATGGTGGTGGTCGGCGTGATGGTCGCGCGGACCGGCACGGTGTTGATCAACAATCCGACCATCGATTCGGCGCCGACGAGGTCGCTGGGCCTGCCGGACACCGCAGTACCGAACGCGACATCGTTTTGGCCCGTGAGCCACATCAGCAGCTGAGCCCATGCGGCCTGCAACACCGTACTGACCGTGGTGCGGCAGGAGCGTGCGAGCTCACCGAGTGCCTGCGTGGTCTCGGCGGACACCTCGAAGGACTCCACCCCACGCCGACCCAGCACTATTCGGCCGGGCGGACCGACAAGTGTCGGGGTCTCGAAACCTTCGAACACGTCACGCCAGGCCGACCGCGCGCTGCTGTTGTCTTGTGCGGCCAGCCAGGTGACGAACCGGCGGTACGACACCGGCGCCGGAAGCCGCTCGCCGAAGTAACTGGCGAAGATCTCTTGCAGCAGGATCGGCTTGGACCACCCATCGAGCACGATGTGGTGATTGGTCAGCACAAACCGGTACTGGTCCTCCCCGGTTCGGGCCAGTGCGGCCCGGAAGGCCGGTTGTCCGGCGAGGTCGCAGACCGCTGCCCGCTCTGCGGCGGAGAGCCGGTCGACCTGTTGCTCGACGTCCAGGCCACCGTCCGCGTCGAACTCGATGTATTGCCACGCGAGTTCGGGAGCAGCGGGAATGAGCTGTATCGGTTCGCCGAATTCCTCGTAGAAGGTGGCAACAACGTTCGGGCGCCGCGTGATAGCGGTGTGCACGGCCTCCTGGAGCCGCTTCGGATCGAGCGGGCCGCTCAGGGCGACATCGAGCTGCACCGCGTACAGATCGTCACTGCCGTCCATCGCTTCCGGTGCCAGATTGGAGTGGAACAACAGTCCCTGCTGCAGCGGCGTCAGTGGCAGCACATCGGCGATCTGATACTGCTCGTGCAGCTGGTCGATCTGTGACTGACTCAGTCGCGCCGGAGCGACATCGGACGGAGTCAGTCCGCCACCACCGGAACGCACATGCGAGCAGATCCCGGCCAACGCGTCGAACCAGAGCCGGCTGATCCGGTCAACCTGGTCGTGACTCAACGCCGAAAGCGCCCACGTCCACGTCGCGTGCAGGCGACCCGAGTCGGGCCCAGCACCTTCCATCACGCCGGCATTGAGTTCGACGGTGTGCCCCAACGGAGTCGGGACGGACGTCGCCGCAGCCGTGATCGACACCCCATCCGGGTCTATCCGCCAGAGGTCCTCGGAGAGATCCGCACCACCGGCGCCAAGGCGGCCCAGGTAGTTGAACCCGATAGCCGGGTCCGGTCCCCCGACACCGGCGTCGGGGTTCAGATACCGCAAGAGTCCGTAGGTCAGTCCGTCGGGCAACGCACGCAGTTGTTCCTTGGCGTCCTTGATGATTGGGGCCAGTGCCGAGTTACCGGCCACCACGTGTGCCCAGGACAGCTCACCCACTGCCAACGAGACCGGGTACTTACTGGTGAACCAGCCGACGGTGCGGGACAGATCCGCATCGCCTGCGAACTCTTCCTGCCGACCGTGGCCCTCGACGTCGATGCCGATCGGGGCTCCGTTCGAGCCGAGGAACTCGTTCCATGCCAGGGCGAAAGCGATCAACAGGATGTCCTGGACCCCGGCGTGGTACGCCGCGGGCACCTCTCCCAGCAGTTCCCTGGTGAGATCGGCGTCCAGCGATACCGACAACTGTCCCGCGCTGGCATAGGTATCCATCGTGGGATGCGCCGCCGGCAACGCGGCCGGAATCGCCTCTACCTGGCGCCAGGCGTCGGCCAACGCCACCACGTCGGCGGCGCGTGCGTGCTGGTCGAGCAGTGTCGCCCACCGGGCAAATGATGTTCCTCCCGGCGGCAGTTCCACCGGCTGTCCGCCGTGATGCTGTGCCCAACCAATGTTGAGGTCTTCCAACAAGATGCGCCATGACACCGCATCCACCGCCAGGTGGTGAACGATGAGGACCAGCCGACTGCTGCCGCGCTCCCACAGTGCACTCAGCATCGAACCGCTGGCAGGGTTCAGCCGCGACCGCGCCTGACGCAGCGCCTCGTCGGTAAGAACGTCCACGGCGAGCAGGCACTCGCGTGCGTCTACCGTCCCTGTCTCCGGAACCAGGAGCGACCATTCGCCATCGCTGTCTTCGGCGCGAAGCCTCAAGGTGGCGTGTCGATCCAACAGGGCTTGCAGCACGGTGACCACGTCGTCGTCGGCCACTCCTTCGGGGGCCTGCAGCACCACGGTCTGGTTGAACTCGTCGACCTTGCCGCCGAGCCCATGCAGCCAGCGGATGATCGGCGTGGCCACGACCGGACCTGTGCCCGCGTCGACAACAGCCGTCTCGCCATCGGCGAACACTGCGACCTGAGCCAGCCGCGATACGGTCTGCTCGACGAAGATGTCACGCGGCCGCAGCAGCAGACCGGCGGCGCGCGCACGGGCAACCACCTGCATCGACGAAATGCTGTCTCCGCCAAGGTCGAAGAATGAATCGTCGACGCCGATCTGTTCGACACCGAGCACTTGCGCATAGATGCCGGCCAGGATCTCCTCGACAGCATCCTCGGGAGCCCGATAGTGGTCGGCGTCCTGATACTCCGGCGCCGGTAGCGCCCGAGTGTCGAGCTTGCCGTTGACTGTCAACGGCATGGCGCCCAGGACCACGACGGCCGCCGGAACCATGTAGGCGGGCAGTCGCTCGGCCAGCACCGCGCGCACCGCAGCGGGATCCAGGGTCCCCTTGGTTGATTCGGTGATGTAACCCACCAGCCGCTTATCGCCAGGGCGGTCCTCGCGCGCGATCACCGCTGCCTGATCTACGCCTTCCACACGGGCCAGTGCCGCGTGTACCTCACCCAGTTCGATGCGGTACCCACGGATCTTCACCTGCTTGTCGGCGCGTCCCACATACCGCAGCTGACCGTCTTCGCCCCACTGCACCAGGTCGCCGGTGCGGTACATCCGCGAGCCGGGCGCCCCGAACGGGCATGCGACGAAACGTGTTGTCGTCAGGTCCGAACGCCCCAGGTATCCACTCGCCTGGCCGGACCCTGCCACGTACAGCTCACCGACCACGCCCACCGGTACCTGCCGGAGCCAGCCATCCAGCACGAAGAAGGCCAGATGCTCCAGCGGCACGCCGATCGGGCTGCTGGTGCTATCGACGTCTCCGCTCCCGATCTCGCGGAACGATGCGTGCACCGTCGTCTCGGTGATGCCGTACATGTTGATCATCCGCGGAAGCCCCGGATGACTGTCAAACCAGGGTGAAAGACGCTGCGGTTCAAGTGCCTCGCCGCCGAAGACCACCGTCTGCAGCTTGAGCTGCTGTCCCACCTCGGGTTGCATCGCATCGGCGGTCTGCAACGCGTAGAAGGCCGAAGGAGTTTGACTCAGGACGCTGACTTGTTCACTGACAAGCATGGCGTGCAGATCTTCTGGGGAACGGACAACCGCGTCGGGCACGATGAGCAGCCGGCCCCCGTACAGCAGCGCGCCCCAGATTTCCCATACCGAGTAGTCGAAGGCCAGGGAGTGGCATTGCGTCCAGACCTGACCCAGATCCAGTTCTGCGTCAAGCGATTCCAACAGCTGTGCGACGTTGCGATGGGTAACCGCCACGCCCTTGGGTGCTCCGGTGGTTCCCGAGGTGTAGATGATGTACGCGATGTCGTCGACAGCGGGAACGGGCAATGCCACGTCCGACTGTCGATCCACGGCGGGATCGTTGATATCGACGGCAGGTATCCCGGACGCGCCTAGACGCGGCAGCAGGTCCGCCGTCGTGACCGCGGCGATCGGCGCCGCATCGCCCAGTACGAATTCGACCCGGGAATCCGGATGTGCGGGATCGATCGGTAGATATGCCGCCCCGGTCTTCAGTACGGCCAAGATCGCCGCGATCGCCTCTCCGGTACGAGGGAGCAACAGTGCCACCCGCTCACCCGGGCCGGCGCCACGGCTGACCAGATGATTCGCCAGCCTGTTGGCGGTCGCGTCCAATTCGCCATAGCTCCAGGAACGTTCACCACAGGTGATCGCGATTGCTTCCGGTGCCCGCATCACCTGTGCGGCAAAGAGTTCCGGGATCGACGTCAATGCCAGTTCCGGGCGGGTCAACACCGCGCGGTTACCCCACGTATCCAACCGGTCATGCTCACCGGCGTCGAGCAGGTCGATCGAAGACAACCGGGTGGCCGGGTCCGCGATCATGGCCGTCAGTACCTGACGGAACCTGTCAACGATGATCTCGATCGCCGCCAATTCGAATACATCGGTATCGAATTCGACCCGCAAGCCCAGCTCATGGCCCGGCATGGCCACAACCGACAACGGATAATGGTTGTATTCGCGGCTACTGAAGTCGGTGATGGCCAACTCCTGCACGCCCAGCTGCGCGCCGACGTCGATCGGGTAATTCTCGTACACGAACAGCGTGTCGAAGAGCCTGTCGAGGCCGACCGCATGGTGAATCTCGTTGAGCGCCAGGTGCTCGTGCTCGACGGTGTCGTTGTGGGCACGTTGCAACTGGTCCAGTAGATCTGCAACGGTGGTGGCCGCGTTGATGTTTGCACGCACCGGCACCGTGTTGATCAACAATCCGACCATCGATTCGGCACCGACGAGGTCGCTGGGCCTGCCGGACACCGCAGTGCCGAATGCGACGTCGTGCTGCCCGGTCAACCAGGTCAGCACCTGAGCCCACGCGGCCTGCAGCACCGTGTTCACGGTGGTGCGCTGCGCACGCGCCAACTCGGACAGTGCGCGGGATATCTGCTCCGACAACCGATACGACTCCGAGCCCCTGCGACCTGATGAGGCGAGCGAACCAACCAGCGTCGGGGTTTCGAAACCGTCGAGTGCCACGCCCCATGCTCGTTGCGCAGCAACGCGATCCTGTGCTGCCAACCAAGTGACGAAGTTTCGGTACGGCGCAGGCGACGGTAGACGCTGCCCGTAGTAGGCACCGAATATCTCCTGCAGCAGGATCGGCAGCGACCAGCCATCGATCACGATGTGGTGAGCGGTCAGCACCAGCCGATGCCTGCTTTCCGCGGGGCCACCGAGCCCGGAGATGAGCGTCGCCCGAAAGACCGGCTCGGTGAAAATCTGGCAGACCGCCGCACGTTCGGCCGCACACAGCTGCTCGACTTGCTGATCCACATCGCCAACCAATTCGGCATGCTGCCAAGCGATCACAGGCTCCGCGGGGATGATCTGTACCGGCTCCCCATACTCCTCGCTGAAGCGGGCGGCCAGATTCGGGTGGCGTTTCACCACCGCGTACACCGCATCACGCAAGCGGCTCGCGTTCAGGGGACCGGTGACCGTGAGACCCAACTGCACCGAGTAGACGTCGTCCTCGGCGGAATCTCCGGTGGCTTCAGCAAATCCCGCCTGGAACAGCAGTCCTTGTTGCAGCGGGGTAAGCGGCAGCACGTCGGTGACTTCATACTGCTGCACCAACGCGTCAATCTGCTGCTGAGTCAGGCGCGCAGGCGCCAGATCAGACGGGGTCAGGCCGCCTCCGCCGGAACGCACATGAGCGCAGATCCCGCTGAGAGCCTCGAACCACAACCTACTGAGACGCGCGGCCTGTGCATCATCCAAAGCCGAAGGCGCCCAAGTCCAATTGGCCCGAAGCTCGGGTCCGGACTCGGCGTCCGAATTTGTCTCGACAATCCCCGCGTTGAGCTCCACCGAGTGGGCCAATGGCATCGAGATGGCCGCAGCCACATCGGTCAGCGATAGGCTCTCGTGGTCTATCCGCCAGAAGTCCTCGGAGAGCTCGGCCGCTCCCGCACCCAGACGCCCGAGATAGTTGAACCCGATTGTCGGCTCCGACCCGTCCAGCCCGATGTCGGTGTTCAGGTAACGCAGCAAACCATAGGTCAGCCCATCCGGCAGCGCGCGCAACTGCTCCTTGGCCGCCTTGATCACGTGACTGAGGGCCGACTCGCCCGCTGTCACCTGCGCCCACGACAGCTCCCCTACCGCCAATGACGCCGGGTATTTGGTGGTGAACCAGCCGACGGTGCGCGACAGGTCGATGCGGCGGTGCACGGCTTCACCGATTTCTTCCTGACGCCCGTGCCCCTCGATGTCGAACGCGATCGGCGCGCCCCCGGCGCCCAGGAACTCGTTCCAGGCCAGCCCGAAGGCGATGAGCAGAATGTCTTGCACCCCAGCATGAAACGCCGCGGGCACCTCACCCAGCAGATGCCGAGTGGTCTCGGCATCCAATGACAAGGACAGACGTCCGGCGTTGGCGTACGTGTCGGTAGTTGGCTGAACCGCGGGCACGTGTGCGGGTGCGGTCAGCACCTCCTTCCACGCATCGGCCTGCGCCACCACTTCCGTGGACCGCGCGTGTTCGGAGAGCAGTGAAGACCAGCGGGCAAACGATGTTCCACCGACCGGCAGCACCACATCGGCTCCACTGTGGTGCTGCGCCCACGCGATATTCAAGTCTTCCAACAGAATTCGCCATGAAACACCGTCGATGGCCAGGTGGTGAATCACCAGCACCAGCTGCTTGGTGTCGGGAACCCACGCCGCGCTGAGCATCGCTCCGGTGGCCGGGTTCAGTCGAGAACGTGCCGCCACCAACGTTTCACCCGATAACGCGTCGATGACACGTAGGCAGTCGCGGGCGTCTATCGCCCCCACCTCCGGGACAAGCAGCGACCATTCACCAGCGTTGTCCGTGGCACGCAGCCGCAGGGTGGGGTGGCGATCCAGCAATGCCTGCAACACCACAACCACGTCGTCCTCGGACACGGCCGCGGGTGCCTGAACCACAAGTGTCTGGTTGAACTCGTCGATCGCGCCCGCCGAATCCTGCGCGCCGCGCAGCCAATGCATGA
This window encodes:
- a CDS encoding non-ribosomal peptide synthetase, which encodes MLESEDGALPLSRGQLDIWLSQESGLVGAEWQLGLLVRIEGKVERVLLEQAVRQAINEAEPARAAFLEVNGQIVQRAIDHSELVLDFHDVRDSEDPVEHARQIASSIQRTLMPLTDQLLKFALIRTADDQYYMFGLCHHINLDGLGMAIVSRRIASIYSALVAGDPVPDAYFGTLQDLVDLEAEYEASTDYTEDREYWSRNLPPDSGLDPRPPHAHEGHEGYTPTASVQIDDTVVGEIKDLTKALRVRRYSVITAACALLVRGWSTSGSEVALDFPVSRRVRPESKTLPGMLAGVVPLVLSAPPESTVAEFCQHVDVRIRELLKHQRFPAHVLDGGEFGLRGPRQAGNRVAINFIPMRLTLDLAGVPATATYTNHGPMGHFGLFFIGASDQLLLSTSGDGLPFSKFGVPNLTERLQRLLSEMAADPDRRLSSLNSLVNDELTSLAEVGNRAVLAGPVASRVSIPELFFSQVAADPEAPALTFGERTLTYRELDEAANALSGQLVSQGVGPGDRVVLLSDRSAQAVIGILAVLKAGAAYLPIDPAVPASRLEFIVGDAAPAAAITTAGLRARLDGFDLPIIDLDASAAGTEPTAPASGARPDDIAYIIYTSGTTGAPKGVAVTHHNVTQLMSSLDAGLPNPGVWPLCHSLAFDVSVWEIWGPLLRGGRLVVVPESITGSPAEFHDVLVAEQVTVLTQTPSAVAMLSPEGLESTALAVVGEACPASVVERWAPGRVMINAYGPTETTMCVAISAPLVAGAPDSAVPIGAPVPGAALFVLDTWMQPVPAGVVGELYVAGEGVACGYIGRSDLTASRFVACPFGQPGTRMYRTGDLVSWGDDGQLQYLGRADEQVKIRGYRIELGEVQAALSALDGVDHAAAIVREDRPGDKRLVGYVTGTVDPAEVRSTLAKRLPPYMVPAAVVVLEALPLTSNNKLDTRALPTPEYGGLGADYRAPGTAVEEILVGVYAQVLGVDRVGVDDSFFDLGGDSILSMQVVARARAAGVLCRPRDVFIEQTVSRLAAVVEISGGEADVVDEGLGPVEVTPIMHWLRGAQDSAGAIDEFNQTLVVQAPAAVSEDDVVVVLQALLDRHPTLRLRATDNAGEWSLLVPEVGAIDARDCLRVIDALSGETLVAARSRLNPATGAMLSAAWVPDTKQLVLVIHHLAIDGVSWRILLEDLNIAWAQHHSGADVVLPVGGTSFARWSSLLSEHARSTEVVAQADAWKEVLTAPAHVPAVQPTTDTYANAGRLSLSLDAETTRHLLGEVPAAFHAGVQDILLIAFGLAWNEFLGAGGAPIAFDIEGHGRQEEIGEAVHRRIDLSRTVGWFTTKYPASLAVGELSWAQVTAGESALSHVIKAAKEQLRALPDGLTYGLLRYLNTDIGLDGSEPTIGFNYLGRLGAGAAELSEDFWRIDHESLSLTDVAAAISMPLAHSVELNAGIVETNSDAESGPELRANWTWAPSALDDAQAARLSRLWFEALSGICAHVRSGGGGLTPSDLAPARLTQQQIDALVQQYEVTDVLPLTPLQQGLLFQAGFAEATGDSAEDDVYSVQLGLTVTGPLNASRLRDAVYAVVKRHPNLAARFSEEYGEPVQIIPAEPVIAWQHAELVGDVDQQVEQLCAAERAAVCQIFTEPVFRATLISGLGGPAESRHRLVLTAHHIVIDGWSLPILLQEIFGAYYGQRLPSPAPYRNFVTWLAAQDRVAAQRAWGVALDGFETPTLVGSLASSGRRGSESYRLSEQISRALSELARAQRTTVNTVLQAAWAQVLTWLTGQHDVAFGTAVSGRPSDLVGAESMVGLLINTVPVRANINAATTVADLLDQLQRAHNDTVEHEHLALNEIHHAVGLDRLFDTLFVYENYPIDVGAQLGVQELAITDFSSREYNHYPLSVVAMPGHELGLRVEFDTDVFELAAIEIIVDRFRQVLTAMIADPATRLSSIDLLDAGEHDRLDTWGNRAVLTRPELALTSIPELFAAQVMRAPEAIAITCGERSWSYGELDATANRLANHLVSRGAGPGERVALLLPRTGEAIAAILAVLKTGAAYLPIDPAHPDSRVEFVLGDAAPIAAVTTADLLPRLGASGIPAVDINDPAVDRQSDVALPVPAVDDIAYIIYTSGTTGAPKGVAVTHRNVAQLLESLDAELDLGQVWTQCHSLAFDYSVWEIWGALLYGGRLLIVPDAVVRSPEDLHAMLVSEQVSVLSQTPSAFYALQTADAMQPEVGQQLKLQTVVFGGEALEPQRLSPWFDSHPGLPRMINMYGITETTVHASFREIGSGDVDSTSSPIGVPLEHLAFFVLDGWLRQVPVGVVGELYVAGSGQASGYLGRSDLTTTRFVACPFGAPGSRMYRTGDLVQWGEDGQLRYVGRADKQVKIRGYRIELGEVHAALARVEGVDQAAVIAREDRPGDKRLVGYITESTKGTLDPAAVRAVLAERLPAYMVPAAVVVLGAMPLTVNGKLDTRALPAPEYQDADHYRAPEDAVEEILAGIYAQVLGVEQIGVDDSFFDLGGDSISSMQVVARARAAGLLLRPRDIFVEQTVSRLAQVAVFADGETAVVDAGTGPVVATPIIRWLHGLGGKVDEFNQTVVLQAPEGVADDDVVTVLQALLDRHATLRLRAEDSDGEWSLLVPETGTVDARECLLAVDVLTDEALRQARSRLNPASGSMLSALWERGSSRLVLIVHHLAVDAVSWRILLEDLNIGWAQHHGGQPVELPPGGTSFARWATLLDQHARAADVVALADAWRQVEAIPAALPAAHPTMDTYASAGQLSVSLDADLTRELLGEVPAAYHAGVQDILLIAFALAWNEFLGSNGAPIGIDVEGHGRQEEFAGDADLSRTVGWFTSKYPVSLAVGELSWAHVVAGNSALAPIIKDAKEQLRALPDGLTYGLLRYLNPDAGVGGPDPAIGFNYLGRLGAGGADLSEDLWRIDPDGVSITAAATSVPTPLGHTVELNAGVMEGAGPDSGRLHATWTWALSALSHDQVDRISRLWFDALAGICSHVRSGGGGLTPSDVAPARLSQSQIDQLHEQYQIADVLPLTPLQQGLLFHSNLAPEAMDGSDDLYAVQLDVALSGPLDPKRLQEAVHTAITRRPNVVATFYEEFGEPIQLIPAAPELAWQYIEFDADGGLDVEQQVDRLSAAERAAVCDLAGQPAFRAALARTGEDQYRFVLTNHHIVLDGWSKPILLQEIFASYFGERLPAPVSYRRFVTWLAAQDNSSARSAWRDVFEGFETPTLVGPPGRIVLGRRGVESFEVSAETTQALGELARSCRTTVSTVLQAAWAQLLMWLTGQNDVAFGTAVSGRPSDLVGAESMVGLLINTVPVRATITPTTTIADLLNQLQGAYGDTLEHQHLALNEIHHAVGHDQLFDTMFVYENYPIDTAALSRVHELSITGFSNREYNHYPLAVQATPGHELGLRVEFDTDVFNAVRIGKLVKRFQRVLEAMTSDVKGNKKEPA